A single region of the Ictalurus punctatus breed USDA103 chromosome 17, Coco_2.0, whole genome shotgun sequence genome encodes:
- the tbx2b gene encoding T-box transcription factor TBX2b, protein MRDPVFSGSAMAYHPFHAHRPTDFPMSAFLAAAQPSFFPALALPPAALTKPLTEHSLAGAAEAALHPALSHHHQAAHLRSLKSLEPEEEVEDDPKVTLEAKDLWDQFHKLGTEMVITKSGRRMFPPFKVRINGLDKKAKYILLMDIVAADDCRYKFHNSRWMVAGKADPEMPKRMYIHPDSPATGEQWMAKPVAFHKLKLTNNISDKHGFTILNSMHKYQPRFHIVRANDILKLPYSTFRTYVFPETEFIAVTAYQNDKITQLKIDNNPFAKGFRDTGNGRREKRKQLTLPSLHMYEVGQCKVDREGADSDASSGEHAAAKDSVHSPLGPASSPLTFTRANREDKACTDSEHEAEHQEDLCGESSSPKPPSPFSPRSEERSRERANTEKKEDYSDSRKQNESVFSLGNLDKDKLENKHRKDTTESSKKDVDNGGLSGSKESFSPLMVQTESPSHFGAGHLQSLALSGLHSQQFFNPLNTGQPLLFHPGQFAMGPGAFSAMGMGHLLASVSGTSGLDNGSLSAQGAGSSPNPFPFHLSQHMLASQGIPMPPFGGLFPYPYTYMAAAAAAASALPTSSSSSSLSRNPFLNSSRPRLRFSPYQLPVAIPQSTNLLTTGLPGGLNPSSESSKSGSREASPVPDQHNHKAASSQRNGSPKATLKESINELQNIQRLVSGLESQREASSPRNSPK, encoded by the exons ATGAGAGATCCAGTTTTTTCAGGCAGTGCCATGGCTTACCACCCTTTCCACGCTCACCGGCCCACCGACTTCCCCATGTCAGCGTTCCTGGCGGCCGCTCAGCCCTCCTTCTTCCCGGCTCTAGCGCTGCCGCCCGCCGCTCTCACTAAGCCGCTGACGGAGCACAGTCTGGCCGGAGCCGCCGAGGCTGCGCTCCATCCGGCGCTCAGTCACCACCATCAGGCCGCTCATCTGCGCAGCCTCAAAAGTCTCGAGCCGGAGGAAGAGGTAGAAGATGATCCAAAAGTCACACTGGAAGCCAAGGATCTATGGGACCAATTCCACAAATTAGGAACAGAGATGGTTATTACTAAATCTGGCAG GAGAATGTTTCCTCCCTTTAAAGTCCGAATAAACGGACTTGACAAAAAAGCCAAATATATTCTGTTGATGGATATTGTGGCCGCTGATGACTGCCGCTATAAGTTCCATAACTCGCGCTGGATGGTGGCGGGGAAGGCCGACCCGGAGATGCCCAAGCGCATGTACATCCACCCGGATAGTCCAGCCACAGGAGAGCAGTGGATGGCAAAACCTGTCGCTTTCCATAAGCTCAAACTGACAAACAACATTTCAGACAAGCATGGATTT ACTATACTGAATTCAATGCATAAATACCAGCCTAGGTTCCATATTGTGAGGGCCAACGATATTCTGAAGCTTCCCTACAGCACTTTCAGGACATATGTGTTTCCCGAGACGGAATTCATTGCTGTCACTGCCTATCAAAACGACAAG atTACACAGTTAAAGATTGATAATAATCCCTTTGCAAAAGGCTTCAGAGACACGGGAAATGGAAGGAGGGAGAAAAG GAAGCAGTTAACTCTGCCCTCGTTACACATGTATGAGGTTGGACAGTGTAAAGTGGATCGGGAAGGGGCAGACTCAGACGCGTCCTCAGGCGAACATGCCGCAGCCAAGGACTCAGTTCATTCCCCTCTCGGACCTGCATCCAGTCCTCTCACGTTCACCAGAGCCAATAGAG AGGATAAAGCTTGCACCGACAGTGAGCATGAAGCTGAGCATCAAGAAGATCTCTGTGGAGAATCGAGCAGTCCTAAACCaccatctccattcagccccaGAAGTGAGGAGCggtcgagagagagagcaaacacggagaagaaggaggactaTTCGGATTCAAGAAAGCAAAACGAGTCCGTATTTAGCCTAGGCAACCTCGATAAAGACAAACTGGAGAACAAGCACAGAAAAGACACTACAGAGTCGTCTAAGAAGGACGTGGACAATGGGGGTCTTAGCGGAAGTAAAGAGAGTTTCTCGCCCCTTATGGTCCAGACCGAGAGTCCATCACATTTCGGAGCAGGACATCTGCAGAGTCTAGCTCTCTCTGGCCTGCACAGTCAACAGTTCTTTAACCCTCTGAACACCGGACAGCCTCTGCTCTTTCACCCAGGACAGTTCGCGATGGGCCCTGGAGCATTTTCTGCTATGGGTATGGGACATCTATTGGCTTCAGTATCAGGAACAAGCGGTTTGGACAATGGCAGCCTTTCGGCACAGGGAGCCGGAAGTAGCCCTAATCCATTTCCCTTTCACCTGTCTCAGCACATGCTAGCCTCTCAG ggTATCCCCATGCCTCCATTCGGTGGTCTGTTCCCCTACCCGTACACGTACATGGCTGCAGCAGCTGCCGCGGCTTCTGCGCTCCCCACCAGCAgctcttcctcttctctctcccgGAACCCGTTCCTGAACAGCTCACGGCCGCGGCTACGCTTCAGCCCCTATCAGCTTCCAGTGGCTATTCCTCAAAGCACAAACCTGCTCACCACCGGATTGCCAGGCGGCCTGAATCCTTCATCAGAGTCCTCGAAATCAGGCAGCAGGGAGGCCAGTCCTGTGCCCGATCAACACAACCATAAAGCCGCGTCCTCTCAGAGAAACGGCTCCCCAAAAGCCACACTGAAGGAGTCCATCAATGAACTGCAGAACATCCAGAGGCTAGTGAGCGGCCTGGAAAGCCAAAGGGAGGCATCATCACCCAGAAACTCTCCCAAATGA